In Bactrocera neohumeralis isolate Rockhampton chromosome 5, APGP_CSIRO_Bneo_wtdbg2-racon-allhic-juicebox.fasta_v2, whole genome shotgun sequence, the genomic window TCAATCAGGTGATATCTACGGAAAGTCGTATATTCTTCCAATATTTAATTAAGTCCGTTGAAAGGATCGCAATGAGAAAAGAAACTTGAGCACGAATGAGATCGACAGCCAATGAAATACTAGAAATATACTGATTGAGGCAGTGTCTTACAGAATTATGAACCGAGGGACCAATTTCGACTTGAACTATCAACTAACAGAAACAAAGACTTTGTCTTCAAAGTAAAAGATAGACTAGAGCTAGAGTTCTCACGACATGACGGAAAAAATCTATGTAGTCAATAATTACACTCATCTCGGTTTCTAATAATCCAACATTATCAACCATAGAGAAAATTCATAATATGATGACTTCCTGTAATATACTGCAAAAGAAACTTCTGtggattgctttaaaattatataacaataacattaactccaaatttttcaaagaattatCACATCTCAAAAACTACAAATCAAAAATCTCACAACTTATCTATTAAAACCGAATGTAGAGTGCATcaagaaagaaaacaaaaagtaagAAAGCGCAATCGTTGATTGGGAGAAGAACAATTTCGCACAGCTGAATTTCATGCCTCAATAATATGTAAAGTGAGCACATCGACTGGTTGACGGGGATTGAGGTTTCCCCCAAACGTGCTGTTTACactgatatacataaatataggtTTGTACATGCACAAGTAAGTTGAATGCTATTATGAGTGTATTATCGGTTAATCCACGATCAAGACTTTTTATTCGCATTGCGCTTTAGCGGGGCAAGGGGGTAGACAGTGATGAAACTAAAGTTTTTGCACTGCTCGCTGAACGTTGTCTTTTGTAGCAGCGGTATTTTAATTGGCGCCTAGAATGGGTTCTATATAAGCGCATCTGCGGGTATTGAGCGCAACATTTGAGTTCTGATCATGCGAGCGTTTACAGTGTTTAGTTTGTTAGCAGTTTCACTGGCCTTGAGCAACGGTAAGGATGACGGAGTGAGTTTAGTTTAGAGTATGTTCACGAAGTTTGTCATTTCTTTTGCAGGCTATGGAGTATCACATAGCGGTGGAGGGTCCGGTGGACTAGGTTTAGGTCTTGGTCTTGATATTGGTGGTAAAGGTGGCCTTTTGGGTCTTGGCTTAGGAGGTGGCGCGAGTTTGAGTTCGGCATCCGCTAATGCGGCAAGCAGTTCCGGTTCCGGTTCAGGTTATGGTGGCAGCGGTTATGGTGGAAGTGGAGCCGGTGGCGCAAGTGCTGGTGGTTCTGCGTCGAGCGGGCTTGGACTGGGTCTAGGCCTTGGCGCTGGTCTGGGTGGCAGTGGTGGTGCTGGAGGTGGCTTTGATGGAGGTGCTGGCGGTTCAGGCGGCGCTGGTGGTTATGGCGGCGGTAAAGGCGCATCTGGTGGATACGGTTCATCTGGTGCCTCTGCTGGTAGTTCAGCCAGTGCTGGCGCAGGCGGCGGCGCAGGTGGTGGATTTGATGGAGGCCTTGGCGGTGGACTCGGTGGCGGTTCAGGCGGCGCTGGTGGTTTTGGCGGCGGTAAAGGTGGTGCTGGAGGACAAGGTTCAGCTGGTGGTTCAGCAAATGCTGGCGCCGGAGGTGGATTTGATGGAGGCCTTGGCGGTGGACTCGGTGTCGGTTCAGGCGGCGCTGGTGGTTTTGGCGGCGGTAAAGGTGGTGCCGGAGGATATGGTTCAGCTGGTGGGTCCGCTGGTGGTTCAGCCGGTGCTGGAGGCTTTGGAAGTGGACTAGGTGGTGGTGCTGGCGGTTCAGGCAGTGCTGGCGGTTATGGTGGCGGCAAAGGCAATGCCGGTGGATATGGTTCAGCTGGCGGATCCGCTGGTGGCTCAGCCGGTTCAGGCGCCGGTGGTGGTTTTGATGGAGGTTTCGGAGGTCGACCTGGAGGTTTTGGCGGCGGTCAAGGTAGCGCCGGCGGACATGGATCAGCATCGGCCGGTGGTTCGGCTAACTCTGGTGCTGGAGGTTTTGGAGGTGGACTTGGTGGTGGCTCTGGCGGTGCAGGAACCGGTGGTGGTTATGGCGGCGGTAAAGGTGGTGCCGGTGGACAAGGTTCAGCCGGTTCCGGCGCTGGAGGCGGATTTGACGGAGGATTTGGAGGTGGACTTGGTGGTGGCTCTGGCAATGAAGGAGGCGCTGGTGGTTTTGGCGGCGGTAAAGGTGGTTCCGGAGGACATGGTTCAGCTGGTGGTTCTGCCAATGCTGGCGCCGGAGGTGGATTTGATGGAGGCCTTGGCGGTGGACTCGGTGTCGGTTCAGGCGGCGCTGGTGGTTTTGGCGGCGGTAAAGGTGGTGCCGGAGGATATGGTTCAGCTGGTGGGTCCGCTGGTGGTTCAGCCGGTGCTGGAGGCTTTGGAAGTGGACTAGGTGGTGGTGCTGGCGGTTCAGGCAGTGCTGGCGGTTATGGTGGCGGCAAAGGCAATGCCGGTGGATATGGTTCAGCTGGCGGATCCGCTGGTGGCTCAGCCGGTTCCGGCGCAGGTGGTGGTTTTGATGGAGGTTTCGGAGGTGGATCTGGAGGTTTTGGCGGCGGTCAAGGTAGCGCCGGCGGACATGGATCAGCATCTGCCGGTAGCTCGGCTAACTCTGGCGCCGGAGCTTTCGGAGGCGGACTTAGTGGTGGCTCTGGCGGTGCAGGAACCGGTGGTGGTTATGGCGGCGGTAAAGGTGGTGCCGGAGGACAGGGTTCAGCTGGTGGTCCTGCCGGTGCCGGCGCTGGAGGCGGATTTGACGGAGGCTTTGGAGGTGGATTAGGTGGAGGAGCTGGTGGTGCTGGAGGTTTCGGTGGTGGAAAAGGTGGAGCTGGAGGACAAGGTTCAGCATCAGCAGGTGGCTCTGCTGGAAGTGGATTTGGTGCCGGTGGAGCCGGTGGTTATGGCGGCGGTAAAGGCGGTGCTGGTGGATTTGGATCTGCAGGCTCCGGCGGAGGTGCCGGTTTCGATGGCGGCTTTGGTGGTAGTGCTGGCGGCCAAGGTGGCGGTCACGGCCATAGAAAACACGGACAACATGGTCATGGCGCCGGCGGTCCTGGTTTAGGTCTCGGTCTTGGTCTTGGCCTAGGTGGAGGTTTTGCCGGACCTGGCAGTTTCGGTGGCTCCGGCGGTTTTGGTGGCGGTAGTGCTGGTGGCGCCGGCGGCAGTGGTGCCGGAGGTTTTGGCGGCAGTGGTGCTGGAGGTGCCGGTGGCTATGGCGCTGGTGGTCGTGGTGGTGCAGGTGGTTATGGCGGCAGTGGAGGCTATGGTGGTGCAAGTAGTTCTGCTCATTCGTCAGCATCGTCGTCAGCATCAGCTTCAGCGTCGGCATCAGCATCGTCAGGTTCCTTCAAAACAGGATATGGCCGATAAGCAACACTTAGCTTTCCCATTTACTCGCATATAAGTACTACATAAGTTTTTTAGAAAAGCAGAGATTTTTTGTGTTCTATTATAAGTAGAAATAGCATTATAAATTCGTATTGTGATTGAGAAGTAAACgaaacaaatgaaataattttcaataaagtaatttttaacgACTTTTAAAACCGGTTTGTCTGTATGCAAATATCAAAATTGCTGATTACGAAATATTGAGTTATGGCAATTATTGCAGTGTATAGTAATTTTGTGAGGTGATTAAGATGTTTTCAATGagaggaaaacatttttttttttgtaataccaTTACAcaagtgaaaattaattaacttaaacatgaccgaatattataaatgatttttttttatcaaaaccataaaatataagtataaactGCGATCCATGAAGATAGCTTCAGTAGTAATTTAAGGTGTTACATGGAGGAAAGCATTGGAAATCTCTCTGAtaatatttatatcaaattaCCTCTTTCTCCTGAATAGGTTATATGTATTCGGTTTGTGACGAAGTTTGACAGCCAGAAGGAATCGTTGGTATATCGATAAATGATCAGCCGTTTGTACACGTCCTTATATCTGTGTATAAGAAAACTACTCCGTTAGTTCTCCCCAAGAATCTGTTCAGAATATAGTTGGtgtataaactgaccgatcaatatCAAGTCCTTGTTTGTAAAACTTatttaacgggtttttcaataggaacgctacaaaagtagaccaataggAACAGCAATCGACGCCATATTCTTTACCgctcttttaatatttctcttcagcagggtttgtcatttcatcatgaaaagatttaaggtccaacaacgagtcgaaattattaaaaattactgaaaactTACAAAAAGATTTAAGGTCCAATGGTCAATCTCTCGAGCatcgaaaaattattacaaaaaaattagacaaagactgaaaaattacaaagcgttgggcatctctgtgacgtcgttgtgactaatttttcgaaaagatcTTGGCATACATCCTTACAGGATCAAACTGAGGCAAGAACTGAAGCAGCTTGACGACCAGAATcctcgtatgttcgtgaattgggctgaacaacaacttgaaaatgaaccGGATTTTCATCGATAAATTATCTTCAGCGATGATACGCGTACTACataagtcaccattgcatccgaAAAAAATTACGGCTTGATGCagggccgtacttctttcgtgatgatcaagaccagcACGTTAATGTGCATGGGAACCGCTATCGCTCAAtgttaaccgaatatttttggctcgaattggatgatatggacttggacaatatgtggttccaaaaaGACGGCGGCACAAGCCACACAGTTTGgagtgttatctcacgaaatggtccaATCAATTGGCCGCTTCGATCGaacgatttgacgccgttagactatttcctgtggggctacgtcaagtctatggtctatgccaacaaaccAGCGACGATTAATGGGCTTCGTACGAATATTGAACGGGAAATTGTAGAAGTAACGggcgatttatgcttgaaaaccgtcgaaaattagGTTCAGCGTTTGAACTTTTGCTAGCATGCACTGTTGCCCATGTAAAAGTAATCGAGGCGCATACATAATAGCATCTAATGTACTTTCCCA contains:
- the LOC126758146 gene encoding uncharacterized protein LOC126758146 isoform X7 encodes the protein MRAFTVFSLLAVSLALSNGYGVSHSGGGSGGLGLGLGLDIGGKGGLLGLGLGGGASLSSASANAASSSGSGSGYGGSGYGGSGAGGASAGGSASSGLGLGLGLGAGLGGSGGAGGGFDGGAGGSGGAGGYGGGKGASGGYGSSGASAGSSASAGAGGGAGGGFDGGLGGGLAGGSANAGAGGGFDGGLGGGLGVGSGGAGGFGGGKGGAGGYGSAGGSAGGSAGAGGFGSGLGGGAGGSGSAGGYGGGKGNAGGYGSAGGSAGGSAGSGAGGGFDGGFGGGLGGGSGNEGGAGGFGGGKGGSGGHGSAGGSANAGAGGGFDGGLGGGLGVGSGGAGGFGGGKGGAGGYGSAGGSAGGSAGAGGFGSGLGGGAGGSGSAGGYGGGKGNAGGYGSAGGSAGGSAGSGAGGGFDGGFGGGSGGFGGGQGSAGGHGSASAGSSANSGAGAFGGGLSGGSGGAGTGGGYGGGKGGAGGQGSAGGPAGAGAGGGFDGGFGGGLGGGAGGAGGFGGGKGGAGGQGSASAGGSAGSGFGAGGAGGYGGGKGGAGGFGSAGSGGGAGFDGGFGGSAGGQGGGHGHRKHGQHGHGAGGPGLGLGLGLGLGGGFAGPGSFGGSGGFGGGSAGGAGGSGAGGFGGSGAGGAGGYGAGGRGGAGGYGGSGGYGGASSSAHSSASSSASASASASASSGSFKTGYGR
- the LOC126758146 gene encoding uncharacterized protein LOC126758146 isoform X16, with translation MRAFTVFSLLAVSLALSNGYGVSHSGGGSGGLGLGLGLDIGGKGGLLGLGLGGGASLSSASANAASSSGSGSGYGGSGYGGSGAGGASAGGSASSGLGLGLGLGAGLGGSGGAGGGFDGGAGGSGGAGGYGGGKGASGGYGSSGASAGSSASAGAGGGAGGGFDGGLGGGLAGGSANAGAGGGFDGGLGGGLGVGSGGAGGFGGGKGGAGGYGSAGGSAGGSAGAGGFGSGLGGGAGGSGSAGGYGGGKGNAGGYGSAGGSAGGSAGSGAGGGFDGGFGGGGAGGSGSAGGYGGGKGNAGGYGSAGGSAGGSAGSGAGGGFDGGFGGGSGGFGGGQGSAGGHGSASAGSSANSGAGAFGGGLSGGSGGAGTGGGYGGGKGGAGGQGSAGGPAGAGAGGGFDGGFGGGLGGGAGGAGGFGGGKGGAGGQGSASAGGSAGSGFGAGGAGGYGGGKGGAGGFGSAGSGGGAGFDGGFGGSAGGQGGGHGHRKHGQHGHGAGGPGLGLGLGLGLGGGFAGPGSFGGSGGFGGGSAGGAGGSGAGGFGGSGAGGAGGYGAGGRGGAGGYGGSGGYGGASSSAHSSASSSASASASASASSGSFKTGYGR
- the LOC126758146 gene encoding uncharacterized protein LOC126758146 isoform X10, with the protein product MRAFTVFSLLAVSLALSNGYGVSHSGGGSGGLGLGLGLDIGGKGGLLGLGLGGGASLSSASANAASSSGSGSGYGGSGYGGSGAGGASAGGSASSGLGLGLGLGAGLGGSGGAGGGFDGGAGGSGGAGGYGGGKGASGGYGSSGASAGSSASAGAGGGAGGGFDGGLGGGLAGGSANAGAGGGFDGGLGGGLGVGSGGAGGFGGGKGGAGGYGSAGGSAGGSAGAGGFGSGLGGGAGGSGSAGGYGGGKGNAGGYGSAGGSAGGSAGSGAGGGFDGGFGGRPGGFGGGQGSAGGHGSASAGGSANSGAGGFGGGLGGGSGGAGTGGGYGGGKGGAGGQGSAGGYGGGKGNAGGYGSAGGSAGGSAGSGAGGGFDGGFGGGSGGFGGGQGSAGGHGSASAGSSANSGAGAFGGGLSGGSGGAGTGGGYGGGKGGAGGQGSAGGPAGAGAGGGFDGGFGGGLGGGAGGAGGFGGGKGGAGGQGSASAGGSAGSGFGAGGAGGYGGGKGGAGGFGSAGSGGGAGFDGGFGGSAGGQGGGHGHRKHGQHGHGAGGPGLGLGLGLGLGGGFAGPGSFGGSGGFGGGSAGGAGGSGAGGFGGSGAGGAGGYGAGGRGGAGGYGGSGGYGGASSSAHSSASSSASASASASASSGSFKTGYGR
- the LOC126758146 gene encoding uncharacterized protein LOC126758146 isoform X1, which codes for MRAFTVFSLLAVSLALSNGYGVSHSGGGSGGLGLGLGLDIGGKGGLLGLGLGGGASLSSASANAASSSGSGSGYGGSGYGGSGAGGASAGGSASSGLGLGLGLGAGLGGSGGAGGGFDGGAGGSGGAGGYGGGKGASGGYGSSGASAGSSASAGAGGGAGGGFDGGLGGGLAGGSANAGAGGGFDGGLGGGLGVGSGGAGGFGGGKGGAGGYGSAGGSAGGSAGAGGFGSGLGGGAGGSGSAGGYGGGKGNAGGYGSAGGSAGGSAGSGAGGGFDGGFGGRPGGFGGGQGSAGGHGSASAGGSANSGAGGFGGGLGGGSGNEGGAGGFGGGKGGSGGHGSAGGSANAGAGGGFDGGLGGGLGVGSGGAGGFGGGKGGAGGYGSAGGSAGGSAGAGGFGSGLGGGAGGSGSAGGYGGGKGNAGGYGSAGGSAGGSAGSGAGGGFDGGFGGGSGGFGGGQGSAGGHGSASAGSSANSGAGAFGGGLSGGSGGAGTGGGYGGGKGGAGGQGSAGGPAGAGAGGGFDGGFGGGLGGGAGGAGGFGGGKGGAGGQGSASAGGSAGSGFGAGGAGGYGGGKGGAGGFGSAGSGGGAGFDGGFGGSAGGQGGGHGHRKHGQHGHGAGGPGLGLGLGLGLGGGFAGPGSFGGSGGFGGGSAGGAGGSGAGGFGGSGAGGAGGYGAGGRGGAGGYGGSGGYGGASSSAHSSASSSASASASASASSGSFKTGYGR
- the LOC126758146 gene encoding uncharacterized protein LOC126758146 isoform X8; translation: MRAFTVFSLLAVSLALSNGYGVSHSGGGSGGLGLGLGLDIGGKGGLLGLGLGGGASLSSASANAASSSGSGSGYGGSGYGGSGAGGASAGGSASSGLGLGLGLGAGLGGSGGAGGGFDGGAGGSGGAGGYGGGKGASGGYGSSGASAGSSASAGAGGGAGGGFDGGLGGGLAGGSANAGAGGGFDGGLGGGLGVGSGGAGGFGGGKGGAGGYGSAGGSAGGSAGAGGFGSGLGGGAGGSGSAGGYGGGKGNAGGYGSAGGSAGGSAGSGAGGGFDGGFGGRPGGFGGGQGSAGGHGSASAGGSANSGAGGFGGGLGGGSGNEGGAGGFGGGKGGSGGHGSAGGSANAGAGGGFDGGLGGGLGVGSGGAGGFGGGKGNAGGYGSAGGSAGGSAGSGAGGGFDGGFGGGSGGFGGGQGSAGGHGSASAGSSANSGAGAFGGGLSGGSGGAGTGGGYGGGKGGAGGQGSAGGPAGAGAGGGFDGGFGGGLGGGAGGAGGFGGGKGGAGGQGSASAGGSAGSGFGAGGAGGYGGGKGGAGGFGSAGSGGGAGFDGGFGGSAGGQGGGHGHRKHGQHGHGAGGPGLGLGLGLGLGGGFAGPGSFGGSGGFGGGSAGGAGGSGAGGFGGSGAGGAGGYGAGGRGGAGGYGGSGGYGGASSSAHSSASSSASASASASASSGSFKTGYGR
- the LOC126758146 gene encoding uncharacterized protein LOC126758146 isoform X17 is translated as MRAFTVFSLLAVSLALSNGYGVSHSGGGSGGLGLGLGLDIGGKGGLLGLGLGGGASLSSASANAASSSGSGSGYGGSGYGGSGAGGASAGGSASSGLGLGLGLGAGLGGSGGAGGGFDGGAGGSGGAGGYGGGKGASGGYGSSGASAGSSASAGAGGGAGGGFDGGLGGGLAGGSANAGAGGGFDGGLGGGLGVGSGGAGGFGGGKGGSGGHGSAGGSANAGAGGGFDGGLGGGLGVGSGGAGGFGGGKGGAGGYGSAGGSAGGSAGAGGFGSGLGGGAGGSGSAGGYGGGKGNAGGYGSAGGSAGGSAGSGAGGGFDGGFGGGSGGFGGGQGSAGGHGSASAGSSANSGAGAFGGGLSGGSGGAGTGGGYGGGKGGAGGQGSAGGPAGAGAGGGFDGGFGGGLGGGAGGAGGFGGGKGGAGGQGSASAGGSAGSGFGAGGAGGYGGGKGGAGGFGSAGSGGGAGFDGGFGGSAGGQGGGHGHRKHGQHGHGAGGPGLGLGLGLGLGGGFAGPGSFGGSGGFGGGSAGGAGGSGAGGFGGSGAGGAGGYGAGGRGGAGGYGGSGGYGGASSSAHSSASSSASASASASASSGSFKTGYGR